A genomic window from Glycine soja cultivar W05 chromosome 10, ASM419377v2, whole genome shotgun sequence includes:
- the LOC114372091 gene encoding uncharacterized protein LOC114372091, whose translation MEKKQGFFSALKDEVVRGLSPSRSRSISPARTLSPISALLRRKKRSPSPDSSVARSASLRPLGETLTPLMEGPDPDGTENGDPKRIGSGLGHWMKGQLSRAPSVSYKRSDLRLLLGVMGAPLAPVHVSSTDPLPHLSIKDTPIETSSAQYILQQYTAASGGLKLQNSIRNAYAMGKVRMVASEFETATRVVKNRNRCAESGGFVLWQMDPDMWYVELAVGGSKVHAGCNGKLVWRHTPWLGAHTAKGPVRPLRRALQGIDPRTTASMFADAKCIGEKNINGEDCFILKLCTDPETLKARSEGPAEIIRHVLFGYFSQKTGLLVHIEDSHLTRIQSNGGDAVYWETTINSFLSDYKPVEGIMIAHSGHSVVTLFRFGEMALSHTKTRMEEAWTIDEVAFNVQGLSVDCFIPPADLRTASVSEACELPQDERAKNSLAVHRTKVVALEKSHNCSIDSMIWKMEI comes from the exons ATGGAAAAGAAGCAGGGTTTCTTCTCCGCCCTCAAAGACGAGGTGGTCCGCGGACTCTCCCCTTCTCGTTCTCGCTCCATCAGCCCCGCCCGAACCCTCTCCCCCATCTCGGCTCTCCTCCGCCGTAAGAAGCGCAGCCCCAGCCCTGACTCCTCCGTCGCCAGATCCGCCAGCCTCCGTCCCTTGGGAGAGACGCTCACCCCTCTCATGGAGGGCCCCGACCCTGACGGAACCGAAAACGGGGATCCTAAGCGAATCGGTTCGGGCCTCGGACACTGGATGAAGGGACAGCTGTCACGTGCCCCCTCCGTGTCCTACAAGAGGTCTGATCTGAGACTCCTCCTCGGCGTCATGGGTGCTCCTCTCGCCCCCGTTCACGTCTCCTCCACCGACCCCTTGCCTCACCTCAGCATCAAAGACACTCCCATT GAAACTTCATCTGCTCAgtacatattgcagcagtataCGGCAGCGTCTGGGGGGCTAAAATTGCAGAACTCCATACGAAATGCTTATGCCATGGGAAAGGTTAGAATGGTGGCTTCCGAATTTGAAACTGCAACTAGGGTAGTGAAGAATCGGAATAGGTGTGCAGAGTCTGGTGGATTTGTGCTCTGGCAGATGGATCCCGACATGTGGTATGTAGAGCTTGCGGTTGGGGGGAGCAAGGTTCATGCTGGCTGTAATGGCAAGCTTGTTTGGAGGCACACACCTTGGCTCGGTGCTCACACGGCAAAGGGGCCTGTGAGGCCTCTGCGCCGTGCACTTCAG GGTATTGACCCTAGAACCACTGCCAGTATGTTTGCTGATGCCAAATGCATAGGAGAGAAGAACATCAATGGCGAAGATTGCTTCATCTTGAAGCTTTGTACTGACCCTGAAACATTGAAGGCTCGGAGTGAGGGTCCTGCTGAGATCATAAGGCATGTCTTGTTTGGCTACTTTAGCCAGAAGACTGGACTTCTTGTTCACATTGAGGACTCCCATCTGACCCGGATCCAGTCTAATGGGGGCGATGCAGTTTATTGGGAAACCACAATCAATTCATTCCTTAGTGATTACAAGCCCGTGGAAGGTATAATGATTGCCCACTCTGGGCATTCTGTGGTAACTCTTTTCAGGTTTGGGGAGATGGCCTTGAGCCATACTAAAACAAGAATGGAAGAGGCCTGGACAATCGACGAGGTTGCGTTCAATGTTCAAGGCCTTTCTGTCGACTGCTTCATTCCCCCAGCTGATTTGAGAACAGCTTCAGTCAGTGAAGCTTGCGAACTTCCTCAGGATGAAAGAGCAAAGAACTCACTAGCAGTACATCGGACTAAAGTTGTTGCACTGGAGAAATCACATAACTGCAGCATTGATAGCATGATCTGGAAGATGGAAATCTAA